Below is a window of Micromonospora chersina DNA.
CACCGCGCGGACGGTGACGAGGGCCCGGGAGGCCACCACGCCGGTGGCGAAGCCCAGCGCCGGCGGCGTGTACGCGGCCGCGAGCGCGGCCCGGACGGCGGACTCCACGTCGGCGCGCGGGTACGCCGGGTCGTGCGCGAGGTCGACGTGCAGTCCGAACGGGACGGTCTCCCCCGCGAGCACGGCGAGCCGGGTGCCCGGGTCCCGGGCGGCCACCAGGGCGGCGCGCAGCGCGGCGACCAGCTCCGGCCCGGCCGGGGCGGCCCCGCCACCGGCCGCCGCGCCGAGCGCGGAGACGACGACCACCTGCTCCCGGCCGTCCCACACGTCGTCGGCGCGGGCCAGGGTGACCCCGGCGAATCCGGCCGCGAAGTCCTCGTGGTCGGCCACCGAGACCGCCCGGTCCAGGGTGCGGATCCGTAGCGGGGCGTGCGACCGGGCCGCGTCGAGCTGTTCCGGGTCGGCCCAGTCGCGGGCGGGGCCCGGGTTGGCGGCGGCCCGCACCCCGTAGGGGCGGCGGGGCAGGATGCTGAGCTGGCCGGCCCGGACCGCGCCGGCGGCGCCGACACCGACCCGGTAGGTGGCCACGACGTTCTCGACGCCGCCGGGCAGCCGGGCGCCGTGCCGGCCGTCGCCGGTGGTGACGGTGGCCAGGCCCTCGTCGTCGAGCCGTTCGGTGTGCACCCGGTCGTGCGGGCCGGCGGTGTCCAGCGCGGGCACCGGATCCCAGCGCACCCCGTCGACCCGGACCTCCAGGGTGCTGCGGGCGCCGGCGGGGCTGTCGTCGCGGACGTGGGTGAGCGGGCCGCGCCGGGTGCGCATCCGCTGGAAGGCGAGGGTGGGGTCGCCGCTGCCGAGCGGCTGGACGACGGTCTCGCCGTGGCTGGCCGGCGCGACGTTGCCGCGTACCCGCAGGCCGCGCGGGTCGTAGCTCAGGATGAGGTCGCGGTCCAGGTCGACGGTCATGGTCCGGCCGTCGGCGGCGACCGTGCAGGCCAGCACCACCGCGGTCTCGGCCAGCGGGGGCGCGGTGGCCGCCGCGACGAGCGGGTCGGCGGGCGGCCCGCCGGGCGGGAACCCGGTCACCACGACCCGCCGGCCGGTGGGCAGTGGCGGGTCGGTGGCGGCCAGGGTGAGCCGCCGGCCGCCGACCGGCTCCACGAGGGGCCGCTCCGCCGCCGGCAGGGGCCGGGACTCGCCGCGTACGAGGGTGTCCCGCCGGCCGAAGGTGTCCAGGTTCTCGGTGATGTCGACGCGCAGCCGGGTGGTCCGGCCGCTGACCCCGAACCGGGAGCCGCCGGCCGGGTCGGCCGCCTCGACGGCGTACAGCTCGCGGTAGTCGGGGCGTTCCAGCAGCAGCCAGGAGCCGGGCACCATCCGGGGGTGGTCGCCGTCGACCTCGACCACGTCGGCGGGGTGCGGGTTCCCGGGCGGGAACGGGTTGCCGATGTCGTCCCACTCGCCGTTGGTGATGCCGGGCGGCGGCGGGTCGTTGCCGGCGAGCAGGCCAGCCATCGGCGCGTTCCAGCCGAACAGGTTGGTGCGGGTGGCGAAGGCGTGCACCTGCACGCCCTCCTCGGCGGTCAGCGGCGTCGAGCGCCGCCAGCCGATCCGCTCGGCCAGTGCCAACCGGGTCCAGCCGGCCAGGCCGGGCGGGCCCTCCTCGACGGCCGTGACGATGCGGAAGTCCCACCGCTCGTCGTCGCGCCGCCGGTCGGCGGCGGCCCGGCTGTGGACGGGGGTACGCCCGTAGCGGCGACGTTCGGCCCCCACCACCAGCACGCCGTCGCCGGCCCGCACGCCGAGGGCGGTGCCGCGCAGCCAGATCGCGTCGGTGGCGAAGTCGATCTCCTGCGGCCCGGCGGTGGCGCCGGGGATCGCGTTCCACACCGCGTACGCGCGCAGGTCGGCGCCGGTCTCGAAGGTCTGCGGCAGCTCGCCCTGCCCGGGCACCGACTGCACCGGGGTACCGGCGGGCACGTCCACCTCCGGCGGTGCGCCGGGAGCGTCCTCGACGTCGAAGGCGATGTCCACGGCGGCGGCGACGCCGGGGCGGGGCTGGTAACCGATCATGCCGGCGAGGTGCCGCACCGAGGTCAGCTCGGTGGCGGTGCGCAGGTACGCCTCCTGCGCGATCCGCTCGGTGTAGAAGGAGACCACGTCGGTCATCACGGCGGCGGCGTCGAGCAGCGCCAGCATCGGATCGTCGGCGTCCTGCCCGGCCACGGCCCGCACGCCGGCCGGCAGGCCCGGGTCGGCGAGCGCGGCCCGCATCCGGGCCAGGGCGTGGCTGTGCGGGGCGACCCGCCACGCCAGGGCCGGCTGGCCGGGCGGGTTGGTCACGTCGGGCGCGGGCGGGCGCAGCGGGTCGCACCCGCATCCGCCGCCGCAGCCGCAGCCGCAGCTCACGCGCCACCGCGCAGGTGGAAGGCGACCCGGCCGTACTCAGGGTTGCTCGGGTCGCTGTCGGCGCGCAGCACCTCGCGGGCGGCGGCGTCGATCCGGCCGCGGGCCACCTCCCCGGCGGGCGGCCGGCCGAGCCGGCGGAACCGCAGGCCGGTGGCGTCGTCGTCGGCCACCTCGACGTAGCCGACGCCGGGCACCGCCATGACGGCGGCGACCAGGTCGGAGACGTACAGGGACTGGCCGAAGGTGAGCCGGTCGGGGTGGAAGAAGCCGAGCCGGCCGTCGGGCAGCACCCGGGTGGACAGTTCGGCGCGCAGGCGGCGTTCCACGTCGGCGGCGAGGTGGCCGTCGGCCACGCAGATCCCGAGGACGATCTCCAGCGGCACGTGCGCGGGCGGGGCCAGCTCCACGTCGGTGCCGGCCAGCCGGCGTACGTCGAGCAGGGCGGCCACCTCGTCGGCGAGCCCGGGGTCGCCGGCCCGGCGGGCCACCGGGTCGAGGGTGACCTCCTGGGCGTACCAGGAGCCGGTCCAGCGGCGCCGGGCCACGGCGCGCTGCACGCCCGGGTTCTCCTCGGCGGCGGCGGCGTGGTCGGCGCTGGTGACCGCGCGCAGCTGGGTCCGGAACGCGTACGGGGCCAGCTCCTTCACCTCGTCGACCGACTCGGCGTCGACGCCGCCGGTGGCCGGGAGCGGGTTGCTGACGCTCACCCCGGCCGGCACCGCCCACGCCGCGGTGGGCAGCGGCAGGGTGAGCACGTCCGCGCCGACGTTGCCGGCGGTGCCGCCGCCCACCCGGGGCCACGCCGTGAGGGTGACGCCGGGCGCGGGGCGCCGACCGTTGATCCCGTCGCCGGGGCGCAGCCGCAGCACGCCTGTGGTCTCCGGTTCGGCCACCACGTGCGGGTCCAGCCGGCCGCTGGCCAGCAGGTCCGGCACGGGCGTCCAGGTGCGGCTGCCGTCGTCGAGCAGCACGGCGGGCAGCGCGCGGCGCGGGTCGGGACGCAGCGCGGCGGCGGCGCTGCGCGCGTCCACCGCCGCGTCGGTCCAGGCGACCGGGTGCCGCCCGGTGGGCAGCCGCGGCCGGTACGCGCCGTCGTCGGGGGCCTGCGGCGGTAGCAGCCCGCGCGGGGGCAGCCCCCCGGCGTGCTCGGCGAGCGCGACGTTCGCGAGGGCCACGGCGGCCGGGGCGGCGGTGCCGTCGGCGGCACGGCGGGCCACCGGCAGCGGCACGGCCAGGGCGTCCTCGGCCGCCCAGTGCAGCTCGCGGACAACCGTGCCGGCGGGGGCGAGCGGGTCGGCCCGGGTGACCGGGTCGCGGTCGAGCCGGACGGCGTGCCGGCGGGCCTCGTCGCCCACCACGGTCCCGGTCTCGTCGACCGGCGCCAGGACGAGCACGTCGCCGGCGCGCAGCTGCGGGTCGGCGGCGGCCGGGTGGCGCAGCCAGCCGCTGGTGGCGCCGGCCGGCAGGCAGGCGTCCGGGTCGCCCCAGGCGTGCAGGTCGAGCTGGTTGCGAGCCGGGCGCAGCGCCAGCGGGGCGAGGGTCTCGAAGACGGTGGCGCCGGCGTCCACCGCGACCTCGACCCCGGCGTCGGGCGGCAGCGGGTCCTCGACCCCGGCGACCGGGGTACGCGCCGGCAGGGTCAGCGGCGCGGCGGTGTGCCACGCCAGCCAGGTCCGGGCCGCGCAGCCGTCGTGCATCCGGTAGTCCAGCAGCCGGGCGTGCCGGCGTACCGAGGAGCGCAGCCGGGCGGTGGCCAGGTGCGCCTCGGCGGCGATCGCGTCCTGCCGGTAGGTGAGCCGGTCCCCCACGTACGCGAACAGCTCGGCGAGGGTGACCAGCGGGTCGGCCGGGTTGCTGTCGGTCCAGCCGGGCAGCAGCACGGCGAGCCGGTCGAGCAGCCGGGTGCGCAGTCCGGCGTAGTCGCGGGCCAGGTAGTCC
It encodes the following:
- a CDS encoding baseplate J/gp47 family protein, giving the protein MSCGCGCGGGCGCDPLRPPAPDVTNPPGQPALAWRVAPHSHALARMRAALADPGLPAGVRAVAGQDADDPMLALLDAAAVMTDVVSFYTERIAQEAYLRTATELTSVRHLAGMIGYQPRPGVAAAVDIAFDVEDAPGAPPEVDVPAGTPVQSVPGQGELPQTFETGADLRAYAVWNAIPGATAGPQEIDFATDAIWLRGTALGVRAGDGVLVVGAERRRYGRTPVHSRAAADRRRDDERWDFRIVTAVEEGPPGLAGWTRLALAERIGWRRSTPLTAEEGVQVHAFATRTNLFGWNAPMAGLLAGNDPPPPGITNGEWDDIGNPFPPGNPHPADVVEVDGDHPRMVPGSWLLLERPDYRELYAVEAADPAGGSRFGVSGRTTRLRVDITENLDTFGRRDTLVRGESRPLPAAERPLVEPVGGRRLTLAATDPPLPTGRRVVVTGFPPGGPPADPLVAAATAPPLAETAVVLACTVAADGRTMTVDLDRDLILSYDPRGLRVRGNVAPASHGETVVQPLGSGDPTLAFQRMRTRRGPLTHVRDDSPAGARSTLEVRVDGVRWDPVPALDTAGPHDRVHTERLDDEGLATVTTGDGRHGARLPGGVENVVATYRVGVGAAGAVRAGQLSILPRRPYGVRAAANPGPARDWADPEQLDAARSHAPLRIRTLDRAVSVADHEDFAAGFAGVTLARADDVWDGREQVVVVSALGAAAGGGAAPAGPELVAALRAALVAARDPGTRLAVLAGETVPFGLHVDLAHDPAYPRADVESAVRAALAAAYTPPALGFATGVVASRALVTVRAVPGVRACTLPRLAAPPGAAAVDLLAALPGRFAGTLRPAQVLTLTDLTIGVMS
- a CDS encoding putative baseplate assembly protein, coding for MTGALLDREARRALVEGESALDGIDHVEVLSNRPGTPGHVPGAPRQRTLLVHLLRGPVPADLDAGRVRVLGGVRVDPRVNPVRVLWAYPANVVAAGPPPGVTAADRTLVTGAVPAPARARVLVVRTSSSGDWSSYLLTLTGAGGDGFPAGFDEPLSTCPFAFAVDCPDELDCRPDDGCPPVPATTPALDYLARDYAGLRTRLLDRLAVLLPGWTDSNPADPLVTLAELFAYVGDRLTYRQDAIAAEAHLATARLRSSVRRHARLLDYRMHDGCAARTWLAWHTAAPLTLPARTPVAGVEDPLPPDAGVEVAVDAGATVFETLAPLALRPARNQLDLHAWGDPDACLPAGATSGWLRHPAAADPQLRAGDVLVLAPVDETGTVVGDEARRHAVRLDRDPVTRADPLAPAGTVVRELHWAAEDALAVPLPVARRAADGTAAPAAVALANVALAEHAGGLPPRGLLPPQAPDDGAYRPRLPTGRHPVAWTDAAVDARSAAAALRPDPRRALPAVLLDDGSRTWTPVPDLLASGRLDPHVVAEPETTGVLRLRPGDGINGRRPAPGVTLTAWPRVGGGTAGNVGADVLTLPLPTAAWAVPAGVSVSNPLPATGGVDAESVDEVKELAPYAFRTQLRAVTSADHAAAAEENPGVQRAVARRRWTGSWYAQEVTLDPVARRAGDPGLADEVAALLDVRRLAGTDVELAPPAHVPLEIVLGICVADGHLAADVERRLRAELSTRVLPDGRLGFFHPDRLTFGQSLYVSDLVAAVMAVPGVGYVEVADDDATGLRFRRLGRPPAGEVARGRIDAAAREVLRADSDPSNPEYGRVAFHLRGGA